CGTGCGCGCCGCCCTCGAGGACTTCAACGGCCGCGTGCTCGAGGCCCGCCGTCAACTGCTCGGCGGCCCACCCGTCATCACGCAGCCGCGCGACGTCGATGCCGAGCTCGCGGCGTGGGCGGAGCGCCGCGCGGCCCGTCTGGCGCCGCCCACCCCCGAGCCGGAACCCGCGTCCCCACGCCGACGGCGGCGCATCCGCCGGCGTCGCTAGCGCGCACGCCTTACCGCTGGTCGAGTGCGCGCGGCCGCGCGAAGCGCGACCATTCGCGCCGCTATACCGCTGATCGAGTGCGCGCGGCCGCGCGAAGCGCGACCACGCGCGTATCGAGACCCGACGAACGCATCACCCGCGGCAGCCACCAGCGGGCAGCACAGCCCCCGCGAGTCACCCGCCCGTCCGTTTCGATACGCCGTGCGTCGCGCCCTCCGGGCACGGCGCGCGGCACTCAACCAGCGGTAACGGGCGCGCTGCGGCCGCCAGGCGACCGAGAGGCACAGTCGCGGCCCCGCGAAGCGGGGGCGCGGCCGCTGGGCAGAGACCGCTACGGCCACGAGCCCAGCGCCCCCTACGGCCGCGGGTTCCGCGCGTCGTAGTGGCGGAAGGTGCTCTGCATCCGCAGCAGCAGCGCGATGATGACGACGATCGCGAGGCCGCCCGCGACGGGCGGCACCCACAGGGCGATGACGGCGAGGGTGCCCGCGATCATGTCGCCGACGCGGGGCCCGCCGGTGACGACGACGATGAAGATGCCCTGCAGCCGCCCGCGCATCTCATCCGGAGCCGCGGTCAGCAGCATCGTCGAGCGGAAGATGGCGCTCACCTCGTCGGATGCGCCCGTGCCGGCGAGCGCGACCGCCGCGAGCAGGAGCAGCGGCAGGTTCACCTGGTCCCACTCCTCGCCGACCGGACCGAACCATCCGGTCGCCGCCACCGCGATGACGACGCCGAAGAGCGCCGTGAACGCCCCGAACACCATGATCGCCCGGCCGATCGCGACACCGTAGCGGTGCACGTGCGCGACGGGCCCGCTGAAGAGCCCCGTGAGGAAGGTGCCGACCGCGGTCGCCGCCGTCAGCACGCCGACGGTCACCGAACCTCCGCCGAGCACGGATGCGCCGATCGCCGGCAGCAGCACGTACGGGCGGCCGAGGCTCATGGCGACGATGTCGACGAGGAAGCTCATGCGGATGTTGGGCGCCGTGCGCAGGAACCGCACGCCGTCCTTGAGCGACTCCCAGCCGGGCCGCACGGTCTCGCCGAGCGGCGGGAGCTTCGGCAGCCCGAGCACCCCGAGGAAGCCGGCCGTGAAGAGCACGGCGTCGACCGCGAAGGTCAGCGGGAAGCCGACCGTCGCGACGAGCACGCCGGCGAGCGCGGGGCCGATCGTGAGCTGCAGGCCGAAGGTGATGCCGTTGAGCGCGTTCGCGCGCGCCACCATGTGCTCCGGCACGATGCGCGGGGTCACCGAGCTGCGCGTCGCGTTCGAGATGGTGGAGGCGGCAGCGTTGAGCGTCGTGAGCACGTAGAGCGGCCACACGGGAGGCCGCCCGCCGGCCAGCTCGTCGACGGCCGCGAGCACGACGATGCCGATGATGGCGAGCCACGCGACGACGCTCGACACGATCAGCACGAGCCGCCTGTCGAACGCGTCGGCGAGCATCCCTCCCCAGACGCCGGCGATGATCATCGGCACGAGCGAGATGCCGCCGACGAGGGCGACGGCGAAGGTGTCGCCCGTGATGTCGTAGATGAAGAGGCCCACCGCGACCGACGTCACCCAGAAGCCGATGCCCGACACCGAGGTGCCGATGAACAGGCGCGCGAACGCCGGATGCTCGCGCAGCGGGCTCAGGTCGACGAAGCGTCGGCGACGCGGCAGCTCGATCGCCTCGGTCGGGTCCTGGGCGTCGGGCGAGGTCATAGCCGACCCAGCCTACGCGGCACGCGGAGGGTCAGGCCTCGCGCGTGATCTCGACCGTCACGAAGAGCCGGGAGCTCGACGGGCCCGCGTAGACGCCGCGCAGGGGCGCCACATCCGTGTAGTCGCGCCCGCGTCCGACGATGACGTGCCGGTCGCCGATGTCGATGAGGTTCGTCGGGTCGAAGCCGTGCCACTGCCCGCAGTACCACTCGACCCACGCGTGCGACTCCCCCGCGACGGTCACGCCGATCTCGGCGTCGGGACGCGGGTGCAGGTACCCCGACACGTAGCGCGCCGCGATGCCGACCGAGCGCAGCGCGCCGATCGCGAGGTGCGTGATGTCCTGGCAGACGCCCTTGCGGTGCTCCCACGCCTCCGCGGCGGTCGTGTGCACGCCCGTGACGCCCGGCATGTACTCGATGCGCTCGCCCACCGCGACGCACACGGCGCGGGCGGCCTCGCACGGGTCGTCGTGCTCGGCGACGATCGCGCGCGCGAGCTCGACGACCTCCTCCGGCGGTCGGGTGCGGGGGGTCTGGGTGAGCTGCTCGACGTAGGCGGTCGCGCGCGCCGTCTCGACGGCTAGCTCGTCCCAGCCGAGTCCGCGCTCGACCGCGTCGCGCGGGCGCACCTCCACGAGGCTCGTCGCGGTGAGCGACAGCTCCTCGTGAGGCGTGAGGATCTCGAAGCTCGAGACGCGCGTTCCCCAGTAGTCGACGTAGGAGTGCGTGCTCGAGATGGGCGAGATCTCGAGGTTGGAGTAGAGCACGAGCTGGCCGTCGCCCGTGACGGGCAGCATCCGCGCCTCGTTGTACGACGCGGTCGCGGCACCCTGGTAGTGGAAGCCGGTGCTATGCCGGATGCGGAGCCGGTTCACGTGGACTCCCCCGCCCAGCTGGGCGCCGCGTTCGTCGGGAAGTAGCGCTGGCGGATGGCCTCGGATGCGGCGCTCGTCGCGAGCTGCACCTCGTCCATGTGGCGCGGCAGGTCGTCGAGGATGTCGGAGATGGGCCGGTACTCGAGCTCGGAGCGGATCTGCCCGAGCAGCCGCAGCGCCTGGTCGGAGACGCCGACGCGGTCGGAGCGCGGCTCGATCTCGCGCAGGCACTGCTCGGCGCGCGTCACGGAGAACAGGATGCTGCGCGGGAACAGCCGGTCGAGCAGCAGGAACTCGGCGGCGTTCCGCGCGCTCGGCACGCCGCGGTAGGTGCGCAGGTAGGCCTCGTACGCGCCGACGGAGCGCAGGATGGTCGTCCAGCTCGGACCGGATGCCTCGGTGAGCGAGCGGGTCGCGAGCAGTCGCGCGGTCATGTCGGCGCGCTCGATCGACCGGCCGAGGGTGAAGAAGCGGTACGCCTCGTCGCGGCTCGTCGCCGACTCGATGATGCCGACGGCGAGGGCCGCGCGCTCGCGCACCCAGCCGAAGAACTCGTGCACCTTGTCGCTCGCGACCTTGCGCGGCATCCGGGCCCGGGTCGTGTTGAGCACCTCCCACAGCTCGGTCGAGACCACTTCGCGGGCGCGGCGCGCGTTCTCGCGGGCGGCGGCGAGCGAGTAGGCGATCGACGCGGGCTGGTTGCGGTCGACGGCGAGGATCGACAGCACGTCGGCGCGCGCGACGTCGGCGTGCTCCTCGACCTCGACGCCCATGACGCTCAGCAGGGAGCGGCAGGCCAGGTTCTCCTCGATCCACGGATCCTCGAGCAGCAGCTGCAGGTGCACGTCGAGGATGCGCGCGGTGCCGTCGCTGCGCTCGATGTAGCGGCCGATCCAGAAGAGGCTCTCGGCGATGCGGCTCAGCATGCGTCCTCCCCTGTCTTCGCCGCTGGTTGAGTAGCGCCCGCAGGGCGCCTACTCGTTGGTTGAGTAGCGCCCGCAGGGCGCCCACCCGCTGGTTGAGTAGCGCCCGCAGGGCGCCTACTCGCTGATTGAGTAGCGCCCGCAGGGCGCGTGTCGAAACCAGCCCCCGTCACACCGCTGCTGGTTTCGACACGCCCGCTGCGCGGGCTACTCAACCAGCGGGTGATCGCCTGCTGCTGCTGCTGTTGCTGCTGCTGGTCGCGCCGCGGGGCGTCTTGCGGGTTGTGGTCCTGCACGTGCGGCTCGGTGACAATCGGGATGGCT
The Protaetiibacter sp. SSC-01 genome window above contains:
- a CDS encoding MFS transporter gives rise to the protein MTSPDAQDPTEAIELPRRRRFVDLSPLREHPAFARLFIGTSVSGIGFWVTSVAVGLFIYDITGDTFAVALVGGISLVPMIIAGVWGGMLADAFDRRLVLIVSSVVAWLAIIGIVVLAAVDELAGGRPPVWPLYVLTTLNAAASTISNATRSSVTPRIVPEHMVARANALNGITFGLQLTIGPALAGVLVATVGFPLTFAVDAVLFTAGFLGVLGLPKLPPLGETVRPGWESLKDGVRFLRTAPNIRMSFLVDIVAMSLGRPYVLLPAIGASVLGGGSVTVGVLTAATAVGTFLTGLFSGPVAHVHRYGVAIGRAIMVFGAFTALFGVVIAVAATGWFGPVGEEWDQVNLPLLLLAAVALAGTGASDEVSAIFRSTMLLTAAPDEMRGRLQGIFIVVVTGGPRVGDMIAGTLAVIALWVPPVAGGLAIVVIIALLLRMQSTFRHYDARNPRP
- a CDS encoding transglutaminase family protein, with product MNRLRIRHSTGFHYQGAATASYNEARMLPVTGDGQLVLYSNLEISPISSTHSYVDYWGTRVSSFEILTPHEELSLTATSLVEVRPRDAVERGLGWDELAVETARATAYVEQLTQTPRTRPPEEVVELARAIVAEHDDPCEAARAVCVAVGERIEYMPGVTGVHTTAAEAWEHRKGVCQDITHLAIGALRSVGIAARYVSGYLHPRPDAEIGVTVAGESHAWVEWYCGQWHGFDPTNLIDIGDRHVIVGRGRDYTDVAPLRGVYAGPSSSRLFVTVEITREA
- a CDS encoding alpha-E domain-containing protein, encoding MLSRIAESLFWIGRYIERSDGTARILDVHLQLLLEDPWIEENLACRSLLSVMGVEVEEHADVARADVLSILAVDRNQPASIAYSLAAARENARRAREVVSTELWEVLNTTRARMPRKVASDKVHEFFGWVRERAALAVGIIESATSRDEAYRFFTLGRSIERADMTARLLATRSLTEASGPSWTTILRSVGAYEAYLRTYRGVPSARNAAEFLLLDRLFPRSILFSVTRAEQCLREIEPRSDRVGVSDQALRLLGQIRSELEYRPISDILDDLPRHMDEVQLATSAASEAIRQRYFPTNAAPSWAGEST